Genomic DNA from Nonomuraea rubra:
CCGCGGGCCCTGCCAGCCATTTCTGCCGGTGGGCGGAGCGTGCCGCGGCGAACAGCGCCGTGCACCACCAGGCGGCGGCGGGCACGCCGAGCAGCTCGGGCACCCGGTGGACGCCGTGCTCGGCGTCCTGGAAGATCCAGTGCACCAGGCTGCGCGGCATCTTGCGCCAGCCCAGCGGCATGAACGTCTCCATCTCCGTCAGCAGCATGGCCATCAGGCGGCGCCCCTCGTCGCTGGGCTCCAGCAGGCGGCCCAGGCGCGCGCTGACCGGCTGGACGTCGGCGAGCGTGAGGGGGCCGTCGCGGCAGACCTCGATGCCCATGAGGTGGCCGAAGACGCTCCAGGTGTAGAGGTTGGCGGCGCGCTCGTCGTCGCTGAGCACCACGCCCATGGTCTCCATCGCCTCCCACGTGACGACGGAGAAGTCGAAGAGCGTGGCCAGCAGCAGCTCCTGGTTGACCGGCGGGCCGTACTGCTCGGTGTCCCAGTGGTCGGCGTACTTCTCCTCGACCAGGGCCCGCACGAACGAGTGCAGGATCCGCAGCCCGATCGCCGTCGTGTGCCCGGGGCGGCCCGGCTGCAGGCTGTCGGTGGCCTTCAGGCCCATCACGTCCACCAGCATCTGGCCGGTCTCCGCCACCCGGCGGGTGAGGCTGTGCGTGGCCAGGTTGGAGACGCCGGCCAGCACCTTGGCGCTGGACACCTCCACGTACGCCATCGGCAGGCACGCGAAGAACAGCGCCGCGGACTGGTACAGCCCGTAGTCGGCGAACACGGCCTGCCCCCGGGCCAGCAGCTCCCGGTCGTCCCCCCACTCGGGCAGGTCCCTGGTGAAATCGAGGGCGTCGAAGATCTCCGAGGCCGGTGGCTCGCCCGAGGGGGCCCTGGCCTCCCGCTTGGCCGCCCCCAGCTCCGCGACCACGGCCTTGACCAGCTCCAGCGCGCCCGTCCCCGCGGGCTGCGCCTGGAGGTACTCGGCCACCACCTTGTCGACGTCAGGATCGGCCTGCTGCCTGAGCTGCCGGAACCTCTCCTCCGGCCAGCGCTCGTCATGGACGTTCATCTACCCCGTACTCTCCAGTTCGTTCAGAGGCCGCCCCGTTTCCGCAGGGCGGCGACATCCAGCAGCGTGATCGTCCGCCCTTGGACGGAGATGAGGTTCCTCGACACCAGCGACTGCAACGCCCGGTTGACCGCGGGCCGCGACGCGCCGATCAGCGCGGCGAGGTCGGACTGGGTCAGCCCGGGCAGGTCCACCACGTCGTCGGACCGGCCGTGCTTGTCGGCCAGTTGCAGCAGCAGCTTGGCCAGGCGACCCCCGAGATCGAGGAAGGCCAGGTCGGCGGCCTGGCCGGTGAGCCTGCGCACCATGCGGCCGAGCAGGCGCAGGAACTCGTCGGCCAGCCCCGGGTGCTCCCGCATCAGCTCCAGCAGCCGCGCCCTGGGCAGCGCGAACACCCAGGACGGCCGCGCGGTCACGATGGAGGCGGAGCGCGGCGAGCCGTCCAGCAGC
This window encodes:
- a CDS encoding oxygenase MpaB family protein; translation: MNVHDERWPEERFRQLRQQADPDVDKVVAEYLQAQPAGTGALELVKAVVAELGAAKREARAPSGEPPASEIFDALDFTRDLPEWGDDRELLARGQAVFADYGLYQSAALFFACLPMAYVEVSSAKVLAGVSNLATHSLTRRVAETGQMLVDVMGLKATDSLQPGRPGHTTAIGLRILHSFVRALVEEKYADHWDTEQYGPPVNQELLLATLFDFSVVTWEAMETMGVVLSDDERAANLYTWSVFGHLMGIEVCRDGPLTLADVQPVSARLGRLLEPSDEGRRLMAMLLTEMETFMPLGWRKMPRSLVHWIFQDAEHGVHRVPELLGVPAAAWWCTALFAAARSAHRQKWLAGPAGGVVRWLVRKAGRHIVIALIDRHSDGQAAFRIPDELARAWRIKQSAPAVRTRALRRTVRTTLRAPAQGRKGPR
- a CDS encoding Crp/Fnr family transcriptional regulator, with the protein product MNARSGLPYEVEPVAAVLAEIPLFQVLGESGIRSTARAGVARRYRSGQIIFHQGDPGESLYVLLDGLVKVVFTTEHGDEIVLNMLRRGDTFGEMALLDGSPRSASIVTARPSWVFALPRARLLELMREHPGLADEFLRLLGRMVRRLTGQAADLAFLDLGGRLAKLLLQLADKHGRSDDVVDLPGLTQSDLAALIGASRPAVNRALQSLVSRNLISVQGRTITLLDVAALRKRGGL